In Synergistaceae bacterium, the sequence CGGGAATTTATTTCCTGAGGGGACTTCAGTAGATATATCATTCACGTTAATAAGCGATTTATATCAAGTCAATACTACACCGGTGAGTCAATACGGATTTAAGAATATAGGCAGCATTATAGATATACTTTACCCGCAAGGTTACAGGCCTATAGTTTATTATAATATTGACGATATAATTTGCCCTGTTTACGGCTCATATGTCGCTGAAGTTGATGACATGGGACAATTAAATTTTAGTGTTGATGAGCTTTTACCGTTGGATATAGAGACTCATACGACTCTGCCGGGCGGTTATTATAGAGTAATGTACTCAGTCGGTGATGTAATAGGGGTTTTGCGTACGATTCAAGTTACAGATTAAAATATTATTATGGAGGTTGAATAAATCATGACTCGTAAAATTTTATGTGTATTAGCGATAATTTTATTTCTTGTAAGTGTGAGTTTTGCTGAAGACTCTATTACTCTTGACTATAAATTATTGAATAGCATGAGATCTCTAGCTGAAAAAATAATTTCAAGCAACAAACCGGCATTTGAGCAGGAATTAACCGGCCAAGAGCTTGAATATTACCGTGAAGAGAGCAGCAACAAGCAGCACGCAAAAGCAGCATGGGACAAGGTATGGGCAAAAAATAATACAATCGTGGCAGCTACTGCGGTAAATGACATCAAAAAATTTCAGTTTGAGCAATTTATAACGTCAGATCCTAAAGAAATATTTGCGGGCGGTCTTCACGTGGGCTCAAGTCTGAAAGATTTAGAAAATTTCTTGAAGACAAAAATATTAAATCGTCCTGAAGATTATTTTGACGAGAATTTATCAGCAGAAAATATTGACGTTAAAGAAAATTATATTTCTATGTCATTCCCGAACTTTTTTGATGACGGCAAATTTGAAGGCTATGACCATTTAATAATAATGCACTCGGACGGCAAAATAACACAATTCGGCTATTTTACGGGCGGGAGTTCAGTATTAAGAAAGATAGCGACACGAGAGAAGACAAATAGTTTTGTGAAGTCTCAAATGCGTGAAATGGGCATGAAAGAATTTCCGGCGATAAAGGACGAGACGGAGTCCAAATAATTAATTATTGTAAAAAATTTGCTCCTGTGTGATTTACTCATGCGGGAGTATTTTATTTTGCGAGATTATTTGCTTGAATGAACTTAATAAACCCGTCCAAAATTTTTTTATTGCGATTTATAATATCTTGTTCCGTAAAATTTTCGAGATTATTTGCGAGTTCGATTAATTCATGAATATTAGTTTTTGCCTTGCCGGTATTGCCGAGATAGTAATTAGCTTTATCCCTGAATCTATAGTCAGAAGCACGTATATTAATTTCGCGCTCAAGTAATGATTTATTGCCGATTGATTCAAGATTAGATTTATTTGTTAGTTCCTGCTCGCGTCGACGTGGCAAAATGTGCTCAATATCAAATTTTACTTCAAGCGATAATAAAGGCTGATATTTATCTTGAAAGACTTGCCAGACTACAAAACTTTTAGTTAATTTGCTGCTGTTGACGAAATCAAAACGTGAAAATCTCTCTCTGAGCTGCTTTAAATCGAACTCATAACCGTTAAAATCTGCCTCACGACCTGCCGCGATATTTGCCATAGCATTAAAGAAAGGTGCATTATTTCCGGGCCTCATGAGCCTAGACGCTAAAATAAAAGCCGTAATTTTCCGCAAGAATCCGCAAAAATCATTCTCGTTCAATTTTCCGTTTTCGTCTTTATTGGCCATAAAATATACTGATATTAAGAAAGTCCACATGTTAGAGGGCATATTGTGCAGAATAAATAATTGCTTGAGTACCCTGTCAGAAAAACGTTTAGTTTCTTGCACTGTAACATCTTTCCAGAAATCAGCGAGTGTGATTAAGTCCGTAAAAGTTTTATAATAGCCGCGATTCAAGAGTGAAAATTTATTATCATCACGGGTGTAAAAGTCTCTCAAGCTCTCAAGTCCTGAATCACGAATCCCCGCAAAAGCCCTCACGCAATACATATAACGCATAAAAATATCGTCTACAGTATTATTTTTGCCTGACTGGAAAATTTTGCTGCAAATATTCTCGAACTCGCGCCACTGAGAAATAAATAAATCCTTTTGCCCATTGTTAGAGAAGGCTTTATATAATTTTGCCTTGAAAATATCCGAGTCAGATAACGGTTTGCCCCTATCATTAAGTGTCGCGAAAATTCTAAGTGCAGTAGTCTGATTAATAGCTTCAATCGGTAATACTGAGCAGTTAGCTAATATTCTATGAGTCATATATGGCAGATAGGCTGGAAATTGAGCCAAGAAATTTTTTATAGCACCCTGAAAGAGTCTATAATTTGAAGCGTATCTTGATTTGCTTGCGGGGTCAGCTTGTCCGGTTAGCATTATGCTTGTGAATTCTTGAGACTCGTTTTCAGTAGCTACGTTTGAGAAAATTTTTAGAGCTGACATGTTTAATTTTTCGCCTGGTTCGGGAGTGGCCCAGAGACATTTTTCGATGTCGCGTTTTCTGTCATGTGAGTCCGAGTCTTTCATGTTATCGCCGTAGACTTCATAGAATGCCCGCAATAAAAGAGTGAGAGTGATTAAACGCTGCTGGCCGTCAATAACTTCAAGAGAGTCATGTTCATTCTTGAATATAACAAGAGAGCCTAAAAAATATTCGTCCTTGTCATTAAAATTTTTGAAGTCGTTATCAGGAAAAATAAAAGCTAGTAAATCATTCCATAGGGTGAAGCACTCTTCATCTTCCCAAGAGTAGGGGCGTTGATAGTCAGGAATAACGAAAAAATTTCGCTTGCTGCCCATGAATTCTTCTATAGATTTTTGCTCGGCACTAAGACTCGACATAATGATAAAGACTCTCCCGTGAAAAAATTTGCTTATATTTCAAGAGAGATTATAACATGATTATAGAATTAATATACAAGTAGGCCGTTTTCTCGCACGAATTCCATAAAACTTTCAAAAATTTTCTTGGTACGCTGCTGAATTTCTTTAACATTGAAATTTTTACTATTTACTGCAATATCTAGGATTTCTCTAATCTGTGATTTTGTGTAGTATCTTATCTTGTTAGGAAAATCAAATTTTGCTGCTGAATTCTGTAATTTGCCTTCCAAGAGTGATTGATTGCCTAACATTTTATAACGATCTTTATTAACTAATTTTCCACTTGTACTAATATGCTCAATGTCTAAATCTTCAGCTAGAGGCAAAAGTCCCTGTCCATTGTAATTCATCGTCCACCATGCAAGCATTGATCTTGTGATACCTGCTTGTCCGCTAAAATTATATTTTTTAAGCGACGAATCTAATTCCTCAAACTTGAACTTATAATCAGAGAAAGTTAATTCTTTATCATTGACAATATTAATCATTTCTTTGTAAAGCGGGGGACGAAGTCTATTAGTGCTTGAACCTCCATTTTGAATCGTGAACGCCCATATAAACGCTGTCAATCTATCGAGAAAATCACAAAATTTATTATCGTCAAATGAGTCTTGATTATGCAAAAAATATACAGATACAATAAACGTCCACATAGCATTAGGGGCGTAATTCAGCACAAATAATTTCTTAAGAGTTCTTTGTGAGAATCTTTCTTCATTCTGAGTAAATACGCTATACCAAAAATCAGCAAGCATAACTAAATTTTTGAATACTCTTTCATGATCATCACGTAATAATCTATA encodes:
- a CDS encoding DUF262 domain-containing protein → MSSLSAEQKSIEEFMGSKRNFFVIPDYQRPYSWEDEECFTLWNDLLAFIFPDNDFKNFNDKDEYFLGSLVIFKNEHDSLEVIDGQQRLITLTLLLRAFYEVYGDNMKDSDSHDRKRDIEKCLWATPEPGEKLNMSALKIFSNVATENESQEFTSIMLTGQADPASKSRYASNYRLFQGAIKNFLAQFPAYLPYMTHRILANCSVLPIEAINQTTALRIFATLNDRGKPLSDSDIFKAKLYKAFSNNGQKDLFISQWREFENICSKIFQSGKNNTVDDIFMRYMYCVRAFAGIRDSGLESLRDFYTRDDNKFSLLNRGYYKTFTDLITLADFWKDVTVQETKRFSDRVLKQLFILHNMPSNMWTFLISVYFMANKDENGKLNENDFCGFLRKITAFILASRLMRPGNNAPFFNAMANIAAGREADFNGYEFDLKQLRERFSRFDFVNSSKLTKSFVVWQVFQDKYQPLLSLEVKFDIEHILPRRREQELTNKSNLESIGNKSLLEREINIRASDYRFRDKANYYLGNTGKAKTNIHELIELANNLENFTEQDIINRNKKILDGFIKFIQANNLAK